The window tgtattagtgtaatttattagtcaagataaactaatacttaattacactacgactatactgatagtttgttcctttctatcttagtcgcgagcaactgtttataatttatagagaaccgacaacatgatcttctgagtgtgacaccacactccatgttgtctactatataaattaattgaacaattacatttaataaatgcagatattgaccaatgtgatttttttattttaacaaataaatgtttacaaaagctaggcttttagtatacactccaacaatctcccacttatactaaaagactaagctgtcatatctgttgccttacatctgattctcatcccctccacatgtcgatcaaaagctttcgccggaagggcctttgtgaaaggatctgctaggttatcttctgatgcaatcttggcgacgacaacttctcctcatttgacgatgtctcgtatcaggtgctACTGGTAAAacatttcaataaatttcttaaaactaacaaatttcaATCACAGTCGAGAAAGCATCAGCGCAACAGAAGGAAAGTCcagtgctacaattgcaacgaagaagggcatatcaaggacgACTGCccaaaaataaagcaaaagacaaaagacaaggagaaggtaaAGTACAAGTCaaattcctccaagcacaaaatCCTGAAGGCCACGTGGGACGATTCGACGtcctccgaatctgaagtcgaagccttcttggGACTAGCGCTGATCGCCAACCATCTGTcaaaagaagagtcaagctcagaaatgagcatagatgaaggaggaggaacatcaaaagaggaaagttatgatgaagggggagcatcacaaagtaaggtaagtaaggtacgtgctctaaatCCTAAATAGTagtttcaatttattaaagctctttctaaagacttagcttaatcagaaaaagaaattgctaaCCTAAATAAAATGGTAGATAATTTGAaatctgaaaatgataaattgaaactccaaattgaaaaattaaaatctgatgcatgtttaaatactaatgtttttcaaaaatcaaaaattaaggtttacggaaaattaaattggtatataagaaaacatcagggtcaacttagaagaatacctaaaggcTATATACCCCCAAAGTTTTTAACTAACCCTGTAGCAAGGaatctatactgggttccaaaatctttactggattaaaatttctttaagttAAGGctttcattgacttagaaaataagatctacacatgatattcattgacttagaaaaagcttatgataaagagaaattatatggagaattttagaaaagagaggtgttagcgtaacatatattgaactaattaaggatatgtatgaggatgtaacgaccagagtaaagacttcaggcggaataactgaagcatttctaataaagataggattacatcaaggatcaactctaagtccctatctttttacactaattatggacgaactcactgcgcacattcaagacacagtaccgtggtgcatgttgtttgcagatgatattatttgggtagatgagacacgtgaagcaGTAAATGcaaagctagaatcttggagggaaacactacaCGGGAAAggtttaagcttagtagattaaaaacagaatatatggaatttaagtttagcaatattagaagtaatgagacaattgttaaaataagagaggacgagttgcctgcaatcgaaagatttaaatatttaggatcatttttacaaaatgatggagggattgagagagatgtcttacatagaatacaaacaggatgggtgaaatggaggggagcgtcgggtattttatgtgaccgtaaagtacttcttaaacttaaaggtaagttatataaaaccgcagttagacctgctatgttatatggagctgaatgttgggctatgactcgagcacatgggcagaagatgagagttacagagatgaggatgttaaggtgggtgtgtggacatacgaagatggacaaaataagaaatgagagcattaaagagaaagtcagagttgcatctattgaggaaaaactccgagagacacgtttaagatggtacgaacatatacttagatgaccaataaatgctccagttaggcgatgtgaaactatgataaacatgcatatcaaacgagaaagaggaagaccaaaaaagacttggttagcaacaataaaacaagataaaatttatttaaatataaatgatgatataataggagataaagctcaatggcgtaaaaggattcatacagccgaccccacctagtgggaaaaggcttggttgttctTGTTGTTGTAAGTTAAGGCtttcaaaagaaaattaaacataaaaatttatttatgaggctttgactaaggaagtggttgttgctccaataaccaagaaggtctagtgcctcgtcacgacctggaagtcaaaatattgaaaacaaaatgtttaattaattttctgataaaagtattaaaattaaaaatagataatactttgaaaagtttttaaacaattttttggaaattcttcaaaaacatctttttctaaaaaaatgtttcttgcataaaattttgacttagaaaaatactaaattagaattttttttaaaattatcttaactaaatttttctaGAAATGATTTGTTTTTACTTagcaaatgttttaaaaaaattttccaaGAACAttgttaacttaaaatatttttaaaaaaaaaaacttagaaaattttagtcTGATCTTGTACTTAGAAAACTTGAATTTTTCtcttacttaaaaaatttttaacttcgaaattttttttactttgttccCCGctctttttgttgtgatcaaagggggagatagttaagtacaagtttaagtttaaggggagttaggaaaattataaatttttttctaacttatgttgcaaattctattattgcaatttttgtacttaaaatgttaagtttagtaattttcttaaattacTATTTGGTtaattttaccctaacttaaacttgagttgatgcataccaaaaagggggagattgttggatcccgtgagtattttgatgtgatcaacaaagttaggttaggtcctgcttgttatttgatctctgtgtctaagtgtgcaggaacttaggagcgcaggaagtcgagcagaagacgcggctagcgagaagaacggcacgggaagggagccgacgggctcggtgcgtacgaaggatgaaagagctacgaaagagtacactggtgggcgagaaggacgtgcgcgacgttcgagggacgtaaagccgggacggaagactgctcgaggagaaggccgaaaattgagttcggatgagccctatttcggttggccgaaatcacccaaacgcaTGGAGTTTTGGAAGTCAAAACAAAGGAGAAAGTGAGCTGGAAGTAAAgcccgaggcgccttcatagatcaatggaggcgccttcaccttgaaggcgccctcattgcttaatggaggcgcctcagacaggtcAAAGGCGACCGTTTGCgcaatggataaagttttatccatccactcgttggaggcgccttggacctctgttggaggcgcAACCTtcgagataagatttccaggagctataaaatggcctatggagctaggaaatagtattcattcaagcaatcaactctgtattcatttctagcaatagttctgagcttctaagtgtgtaaaaggcttctccgccttcagagaaggagatcgttagtgcgcttttcatcgccttggattaacaaccgtcttggttgtaaccaagtcaacttctggtcttctctaattcttttgttttattattttattattattgctatctattttgagttgaaagtcttgaggaagGTATACTTTTATATTACAAggaattcaccccctcttgtcggccccgctgcacctaCATAAATGACTGACGACTAtctcacaccacaagggagacaatagttgtcagcatgcaatgaatgatgaacatgataaataatcatgatactaaCACGATCATCATCGATGCAACATCCCCAATCCACATAAACATCTCCAGTATAAAAATCCATCTAATACCTATAGGTATAGGTAAATCCAACTGGTGTCTATTAAACAACAAAGTACATCAAGTAGAACACCAGGTCCGTACCAACCATACACGTACGCACTctacaacgtaggtataatcaacataatacctcCAATATCACAACCAGATACATACACATAACCACATAGATATAATCAATCAGAATCCTCCGATAGTCATACAAAACACATATGTCCATAACCACAAAGGTATAATCCACAAGAAACTCACCTTAACCACACTGGACAGGCGTACACACACTACATGTAAATGGACAGCAAATCAtgtgactcctacaacacataccaaCCATGTGTACAGTCAACAAAGATATGCATAATCAGTATGTTAACCCAAATCAACCAGACATCCCTATGATACATACTATACGTGTGTATATACAACAGAGTTCAGGTATCAAAAAACGAGACTGTATAGAATATAACTAGAttacctcaaagatcaagcataagtatcaagcaggaaagcagcAATCGTAAACAATCTAAGGTAAAAcagtctaatcatccagtaatAACCATGCTTTAAGTTTAACTAACTACATAGAGGCAAagaaagaaatacccgcctttatacgtagatcgtgtcaagtagtcccacgtcgagacgctcgtcctgaacccaagtcctgcgatcacatagtatatgatataactaatcAAGTATGAACTAGTTAGCTAAATCCATCATGAACCAAATAGCTAACTGAACCCTAATCTGATTAATCTATACATTAATTCCATTTCAATTATTAACCCCTAATCTGATAGTTAACCAATCTCATTAACCCTGTTAGATTTAACTCAATACATAACCTTCACTAGATTAGGTTTAATCCTTCTAATATCCTGATAATGATCATGCTATCATTCAAATTAACCTAACTAGAGAAATCAACTCATAAATGAATCTCTAACCCATAACCAAATAGATTAAGCATCCCCAATCATTTTCCCTTCCAATTATGATTTACTACAAgcataatcaatccaaaactcactaatcaacaCACTAATCCAATCTAATGTAAAcacaaaatcaattttagaactCACCCAAGTATAAAGCTTCAACTGATGCTTCACAACCGGAGAAAACCACTATCGGTATTGCTAGTTTGAGTAGGTAAAACAGCTGCCCCTTTCAATTCAAACATCCCAATTCAATATCAATACAACCACAACCAAGAATTCAACTCAAATTCTTAATTCATAACATCTAACTAACAATTTACCTCCAATATCAGCCACCACTTCTCCCACTAAATCCCCAACAATAGGATGCGTTGATGAAACCCATGATCGATTCAACAAAAATCCACAGCATACTGTGTTGAATGTCTTTCATTAGTCCAAATCAGAGAAGAACAACCAAAGAAAACTCACTACACTAATTCCATGAATCCCTAAAGAAATACTTGGAATGCTCACCCCCTGGAGGTGGCACTCGAACAGAACCCCATTTGTGGTGGCACGAGTTTCCCTTCCATGGACCAACCGATACGAAGAGCGACTATTGCTTGATCTGCTGGCACAGCACCGGCAGAGGGACAAAGATGCCCAAGGGAGTAGATCTGTCGTGATCGACTTGGGTGGTCGCTAGAAGTGGTGCGTCGATGCTCGGCTCTCAAGACGTCTCCAAAGATTTGCAATGATCGACTGGAGAGAATGGGTGGTGATCACCCACATCCACGGCGAAATCAAATCAAGAAGAAGGTTGCGGCAACGAACGGAATCTAGGGCTCGAGATGCAGTGGCGATGTTGAGCGCAGATCCGACGCAATCGACGACTTCCAGTAGATATCCAGCACGCTTGGTCGGTTGTGGATCGACGACTAGGGCATCGACTGAAGAGGTGGAATCGGCAGCGACGAAGTGACCTCATAGGCTCATAGCCCCCTTCCCATCGGCGATGACAGCGATCAATGAAGGTGGCGCGGCGTTCGTCGGGTGGCACGGCATCGACCGGTGTTCGCCGGGCAGGGCGGCTGGCTACGATGGCCGGTAGCAGCGAGATTGTGAGGGAGGAGCGTCGGCTGAATCgggaagaaagaagagaggaaatgGGGGAAAAGGGGAAAATGAGATTAAaagttttttattaatatttatatttaaatctaaataataaaatcttaaattaatttctcaatcaacgcTCATTTTAATTGAGGTAtccaaataaaatttatataatctaATCAATTCATCCCTTTAAATATGTCATACGGACtatgtttaaatttaaaaaaaattaaaaatttttaaaaaattcaataaaattattttccaaataatcttattatttaattattatttaaataccatattttacaattatttttaaaaaatatttaaaaatttgat is drawn from Zingiber officinale cultivar Zhangliang chromosome 1B, Zo_v1.1, whole genome shotgun sequence and contains these coding sequences:
- the LOC122045085 gene encoding uncharacterized protein LOC122045085 is translated as MPCHPTNAAPPSLIAVIADGKGGQLFYLLKLAIPIVVFSGCEASVEALYLGLGFRTSVSTWDYLTRSTYKDGWRSALVPRRLRLQIRRTSNRPTWPSGFCAWRNLTFINGNALQPNLLLQMVKNDKSRTRCGLNFSSSTELRQDLFFSFPPLINHEVCVSIQNNSKIRSDEYWIQFVILLNF